The following coding sequences are from one Plasmodium knowlesi strain H genome assembly, chromosome: 9 window:
- a CDS encoding serine/threonine protein kinase, putative, whose translation MKDENEDNISRNFLKQRIKNVKNILIKENEMPKIDQIFKYELKSNLTEINDLLHYVNGIIYKNVDTFQKLILLYSYDDNNDYNTSNVKQNTFVYLLKQKIKFREKYKNENYVDYLKTNPLIFIDTLNKLLIIPGISFEFKVYNFDEKVNKYFILKSDIKSNTLYNPCFIKLRNGHFKNIIKVSRKADKNTRKSDKRNDQKIEKQNDKHNDKQNAQHIESYFKKRNTLSNSKVLNTNFVPNEYVNSKNEQNIDHDKHCSEESKCELESTHIDDSLDKEPNGEINQEIELTGKGNSKNDNDSATSVTLPDNEIKEGDKKERKKRKDVNTNCTLESNNSAHYNKKYKSNSMNIGANRESSEHVCSNGLEDNVEDAKCAKGAMDVEDTEVTAEDQGEDAGVDADEEEEKEREEEYEYESSRNDDSSSNKSSHFFYNLVNEYEVYINNVKCYILFDLKSCYKNLDIMKKLKKNLEELKMPNNVFKEIINKKTFKSSRDKIEFIKRFKKMIIPNFRIEKIRKQRNHLIIIELMSKIQNSLIIKRLYQELTSKVNLHDLVKNAVQLFTKSVENMKNENVKKFYLNMINTYFQNNNLSSIDFKNLVQLFKKKEEHLKNEEFYNLFQNDLNYLEKNKKQCDEIEEKINSLKYLILESILKEKQLERSVNRLLLNHEQSKYGYFYKVDQSDDNTLDTTEYGKLLENFSKEPINFYTILNKRNLDKHAYHDIRNFNYKKKGNDEEALKHDETTSSHNQVNKSIRTSCENCKLDAEGEEQNQTEDKSKKDEHDNSNVKDQSKHSASLGNTNKSSENICSSLRESTKNTISKCDNGNMSKQEEQNDGGESSNNCSNQGSHYKCNIKNANSDDNNQEKKNQYNKKINCSQIVESKNTQNTSRTVNNEKKNEACKEENCGIIKKNSAKNCTCKSTKEAIFKKSSSCENKKHTKFKEKYKNNEEEMPSEYESECERDIIRSTCERKNFTFANEKQEKINNEIFYKVFEQYPYSFFTKSVKNYNLILNENKEESELSWLTMLKKKTHNKSILPPSRDTFRDGTHFSNCRATEHTLKFFLSLLSLLTKSDIDINLKQYLKKNIQFLNTELFSMKLNLDKKRAILEKRLDHFNFQENSEFSFYNPLKMNIRMMNLIGRGGFAEVWEVFDSINLEMYAAKIHKIKPSMTNEIKNKIIQRAENEINIHIHCHRHIFIVKLEFFFVFGSATNLLVGMELCDIDLDKYIKYHGPINELLALCWVKQILLGLLYMKTLPTGRVHHCDLKPANLLIKDGIIKISDFGLAKLILPDTYQYYNGGGTLYYQPPECLRNKKNLLITDKIDIWSLGCILYEMLFCERPFQFNYLEKCSKELLVNKMKKGLSYPKINQQISEVTLNYIQYLLNFDYEFRPSIEEALAYPIFNFFRIP comes from the coding sequence atgaaagacgAGAATGAAGATAATATATcgagaaattttttaaagcaaagaataaaaaatgtgaaaaatattttaattaaggaaaatgaaatgccTAAAATTGATCAAATCTTCAAGTATGAACTGAAATCAAATTTAACGGAAATAAATGATTTACTGCATTACGTGAATGGaattatttacaaaaatgtagatACATTTCAGAAACTCATATTGTTGTATTCCTATGACGATAATAATGATTACAACACCTCCAATGTTAAGCAAAACACCTTTGTGTACTTactgaaacaaaaaattaaatttagagagaaatataaaaatgagaactATGTAGACTACTTAAAAACAAATCCGTTAATTTTTATTGATACGCTTAACAAATTACTGATAATACCGGGCATAAGCTTCGAATTTAAGGTGTATAATTTTGACGAAAAGGtcaataaatattttatcctAAAATCAGATATAAAAAGTAACACCCTGTATAACCCTTGCTTCATTAAATTGAGGAATggccattttaaaaatatcatcaaAGTGTCGAGGAAAGCAGACAAGAATACCAGAAAGAGTGATAAAAGGAATGACCAAAAAATCGAAAAGCAAAATGATAAGCATAACGATAAGCAAAATGCACAGCACATTGAATCATattttaagaaaagaaacacaCTATCGAATTCCAAAGTGCTAAACACCAATTTTGTTCCAAATGAATACGTAAATTcgaaaaacgaacaaaataTCGATCATGATAAACACTGCAGTGAAGAATCAAAATGTGAACTTGAATCTACCCATATAGACGACAGCTTAGACAAAGAACCAAACGGAGAAATAAACCAGGAAATAGAACTAACTGGTAAAGGTAACAGTAAAAATGATAACGATTCCGCTACCTCCGTTACCCTTCCTGAtaatgaaataaaagaaggagataaaaaggaacgaaaaaaacgaaaggatGTCAACACGAATTGCACCTTGGAAAGCAACAATAGCGCGCACtacaacaaaaaatataagtcGAACAGTATGAACATCGGGGCGAATAGGGAGAGCAGCGAGCATGTCTGTTCGAATGGATTAGAAGATAATGTGGAAGATGCGAAGTGTGCAAAGGGCGCGATGGATGTGGAGGATACAGAGGTAACCGCAGAAGACCAAGGGGAAGATGCGGGGGTAGACgcagatgaagaagaagagaaggagagggaagaagaatacGAGTACGAAAGTAGCCGCAATGACGACAGTAGCAGCAATAAAAGCTCCCACTTCTTTTACAATTTGGTGAACGAATACGAAGTATACATAAACAATGTCAAGTGCTACATACTGTTTGATTTAAAGAGTTGTTATAAAAATTTAGacattatgaaaaaattaaaaaaaaatttggaagagCTGAAAATGCCTAACAACGTTTTCAAAGAAattattaacaaaaaaacatttaaatCCTCTAGGGACAAAATTGAATTCAtaaaaagatttaaaaaaatgattattcCTAATTTtagaatagaaaaaataagaaaacaaAGGAACCACTTAATTATTATCGAATTAATGTCAAAGATACAAAACAGTTTAATAATTAAAAGACTATACCAAGAATTAACGAGCAAAGTTAATTTGCATGATTTAGTAAAGAACGCAGTTCAGTTATTCACAAAATCTGTAGAgaacatgaaaaatgaaaatgtcaAGAAGTTCTACTTAAACATGATTAATAcctattttcaaaataacaATCTGTCCTCTAtagattttaaaaatttggtgcaattatttaagaaaaaagaagagcacCTAAAAAACGAggaattttataatttgtttCAAAACGATCTAAATTATttagaaaagaacaaaaaacagTGTGatgaaatagaagaaaaaattaactccCTAAAATATCTAATATTAGAATCCATACTAAAGGAGAAACAATTAGAAAGATCGGTAAATAGACTACTCTTAAATCATGAGCAATCAAAGTAtggttatttttataaagttgATCAGAGTGATGATAACACTTTGGACACTACGGAATATGGAAAACTActggaaaatttttccaaagaacccattaatttttatacCATTCTGAATAAAAGAAACTTGGACAAACATGCTTATCATGACATTAGAAATTTtaactacaaaaaaaaaggtaatgaTGAGGAAGCGTTAAAACACGACGAAACTACGTCAAGTCACAACCAAGTAAATAAAAGCATCAGAACATCTTGTGAAAATTGTAAACTGGACgctgaaggagaagaacaaaaccAGACAGAAGATAAAAGCAAAAAAGACGAACACGACAATTCCAATGTTAAAGACCAAAGTAAACACAGTGCCTCATTAGGTAATACAAATAAATCATCAGAAAATATCTGTTCAAGTCTAAGGGAAAGTACTAAAAACACAATTAGCAAGTGTGACAACGGTAACATGTCGAAGCAAGAGGAACAAAACGATGGAGGCGAATCATCTAATAATTGTAGCAATCAGGGGAGCCATTACAAATGcaatattaaaaatgcaaacagTGATGATAATAAtcaagagaagaaaaaccaATACAATAAAAAGATAAACTGCTCCCAAATTGTGGAAAGCAAAAATACACAGAATACAAGCAGAACAGTtaacaatgaaaaaaaaaatgaagcatgtaaggaagaaaattgtggcattataaaaaagaattctgCAAAGAACTGCACGTGCAAAAGTACAAAAGAAgcaatatttaaaaaatcaaGCAGctgcgaaaataaaaaacacacaaaatttaaagaaaaatataaaaacaatgaagaagaaatgccAAGTGAGTATGAAAGTGAATGTGAAAGAGACATCATTAGGTCTACATGTGAGAGAAAAAACTTTACATTTGCGAAtgaaaaacaagaaaaaataaataacgaaatattttacaaagtATTTGAGCAATACCCATACAGTTTCTTTACCAAATCTgtcaaaaattataatttaattttaaatgaaaataaggaagaatcAGAATTATCCTGGTTAActatgctaaaaaaaaaaactcataaTAAATCCATCTTGCCACCAAGTAGAGACACATTTAGAGACGGTacacatttttccaattgCCGTGCAACGGAACATActttgaaatttttcttgTCGCTTTTATCCCTATTGACAAAGAGCGATATTGACATAAATCTGAAGCaatatttaaagaaaaacattcaATTTCTAAATACGGAACTATTTAGTATGAAACTAAATttagataaaaaaagggccATACTTGAAAAACGACTAGaccattttaattttcaggAGAATTccgaattttccttttacaatccattaaaaatgaatatacgTATGATGAATTTAATCGGAAGAGGAGGCTTTGCAGAAGTGTGGGAAGTTTTCGACTCCATAAATTTAGAAATGTATGCGGCCaaaattcacaaaattaAACCCAGCATGACtaacgaaattaaaaataaaatcattcAGCGTgcggaaaatgaaataaacatCCATATCCACTGTCATAGACACATTTTTATAGTCAaattagaattttttttcgtttttggATCTGCAACGAACCTACTAGTTGGAATGGAATTATGCGATATAGATTTAGATAAGTACATCAAATATCATGGCCCAATTAATGAACTTTTAGCGTTATGTTGGGTTAAACAAATATTACTTGGTTTGTTATATATGAAAACGTTACCCACAGGGAGGGTCCATCATTGTGATTTAAAGCCGGCTAATCTCTTAATAAAAGATGGAATAATCAAAATATCTGATTTTGGACTAGCTAAGCTGATTTTACCCGATACTTACCAGTACTATAACGGGGGGGGGACTCTATACTACCAACCACCTGAATGTTTAAGAAATAAGAAGAATCTTCTCATCACAGACAAAATTGACATATGGTCACTAGGATGTATTTTGTATGAAATGCTTTTCTGCGAAAGACCCTTTCAATTTAATTATCTTGAAAAATGTTCCAAAGAGTTGTTagttaacaaaatgaaaaagggtcTCAGTTACCCCAAGATTAACCAACAAATTTCAGAGGTTACACTAAATTACATACAGTATTTGCTAAATTTTGATTATGAATTTAGACCCTCCATAGAGGAGGCCTTAGCCTAcccaatttttaatttttttcgtatacCTTAA